Below is a genomic region from Brassica rapa cultivar Chiifu-401-42 chromosome A08, CAAS_Brap_v3.01, whole genome shotgun sequence.
AGAACTAGATAATATTCTTTATATTGACATGTTAGAATATATTCATTCGATCTAGAGAAAACTCCatcagttatatttttaaaattaagggCATCTGCATTAAGAGAAAACTCCACTGATGCAGATGTCCTAAAAGGCTAAcaattttaaatgattattaattttcaaaaactcGACCCTTTTTAGTTCAGTGTATATTAATATTGACTATACTACcgtaattttaaattaaaatattttaatcatttgatAATCGGTGTTGCTAGTTCAATTGGCATAGCAAACCACCTCGCCatctaaaaagaaataaaaaatagttcGAACACCAACACCTTCGTTTCTTACTGAACAAACAAAATCCAACTTTCTGCGCGGTATGAGAACAGTTTAATTGATTTCCGGTTCGATATGCCCGGTTACTAATaagaatcattaaaaaaaagagaaataaagcATGACAAAATAGAATAAGTTCTTAAACCCCCTTTCCCTAGGGCTATATATTTAGaacaatttatttgtcaatTTGTAAACCGAGATACCACATCTAGAAAAACAAGTAAATTGCAAAGCTTTTTCAGCAAAGATAATTTGCTCAAAGACAGTTTACAAAGAAGATGTCTACCATTCAGGCAAGGTGGGTACCGATTCAATCTCCGGTGGAAGATAAGGCGATGAAACCACTCAACTATGAGACGAAGAAACCACATAACTATGAGACCATTCTCAGAGACGCAGATCTTCCAATCCCCCCTTCCACCGAACAACTACGTTCTGGTGTTCTCTTGAAAAAACTGGTTAgtgcttctttcttttttttgcgcTACAATTTTCTTGAACGTACatccatataattttttaaaaattaaagataatatAGCATATAAGATTAGGACTGAATGACGAGATTAACAGTATccaaatgttatttttttaaggaaataaaaatgggataaatcaattaattaaatcgtttttattttgttaaagcTCATTAAATTCACATGTTGTGAATCTTGTGATATTCTTATAAAATATTGAACAGATCAAATATTGGGTGGACGACAGAAACATCAATTGCTTCATGATATTTCCAAGGAAACTCTCTATCACTTGGTCTGATGACCCTAACTATTGGACATGGCTTCCCAACGACTCACCAAAGTAAGATATGTGTAGTTTAAAAACCCAGAACTATGAATAGTTTAACCACATGACATGTACGTATTTATATTAGaactattgaaaatatttttttggtcttaGATTATTCGATCAAACTCGGAGAATTTATCGTACCGGTTAATCTATGTTACATATGCACCCTTCAACGGGTATTTATATTACTTTGTATTATTACTAACATATATTAACCGCCTGTGATTTGTTTTCTCTGGTGAATCTTAAAAGCGAGAAAGGTGTAGAAGCTGCGGAATTGAATAACGTGTGTTGGCTCGACATCACGGGCAAATTCGACACAAGTAATCTCACTCCTGGGATTACGTACGAGGTGGTCTTTAAGATGAAGCTAGAGGATCCTGCCTACGGATGGGACACGCCGGTGAACGTAAAGCTAGTGTTTCCTAACGGTAAGGACAAACCACAGGAGAAAAAAGTGAGTTTAAGAGAACAACCGAGGTATCAATGGGTCGATATTAAAGTCGGAGATTTCAAGCATGAGAGAGATTCCGTCAGAGAGATCATCTTCTCAATGTATGAGCATGCAGCTGGTGTTTGGAAGAAAGGGCTCTTCCTCAAAGGTGTTGCAATTCGTCCCAAGTACAATAATTAATATGGGATATAAAAACATTTGAAGATCCATATACACCAgtggatatttttttatatttatatttcacatcatatataccatatatatatgaggaacgtgtgtgtgtatatataataaggTTGATCTATCGTTTTATTACTTTAAATAACAACTTTGATGTTGGTGTTGAATAAAACCAAAACCGAAATTTGGTGTTGTAATGTTCTAAGTTTTAAATTCAAGTTTGAGTGCATGTATGCATCTCATCAATTTAAAAACTCATTTACGAGTAATAATACTTATAGGGGGAAGCAACTTATCTAGAACTTTTTTACGTGTTGACAAGAATTTATTTTCCaaattaaaaagtataaaaagtCATGTACCTTAATTAAACTAGTTAAAGCATATCAACAAAAAGTTACAGATGATGGGATAATGAagatagtgtttttttttctctagtgATGGCTCACTTTTTCTGAATTATTCGAAGTTCCATTTTCGTAGCGATAATAGAAGAATAAAGTTAACATGTCAAATGAAAAATACCaaacttatttttttctcaaaaagaaaataCCAACCTGCGTGCGAACATATTTAACAAGACATAAAAGAAACGGAATATATACCAAGCCAAAAAATCTTGAACAACGCGCCTCACGGACCTTACCCGCCACCATGGCAAAGAAAAAACCCCCCAAAAAGCCGGCCCCTACCCGGAATTCTCCATCCTCCTCTCCATTGAAGGTCTCTGTTCCCCCAATTGAAGATCCGGTGCCTGAGTTCATCCCAGCCACTGTGCTTGATTTACCAAGCCCTTCTCTTGGAAACACAGACTGTGAAGTCACTCTATCCCCGTCCCTGCCCACTGAGCTTGATGTTCATCTCGATCTGGTCTCTGACGCGGAACCCCCATCCTCTGAAACCCTAGCTACAGTGTCCTGTGATGTCCCTGTAGTTAAAGAAGGTACTGCCGTCCTCGCGGTTCAAGCTAGTGCGGAAAAGGTTACAATTGTCTCCTCATCCGTCCCCGAGCAGTCTATCACTCCGGTCACTTCCTCTGTTCCCGACCAGACGAAAGCTCCGTCTGCCTCTGTTGAGCAAGCTAAGTCACCAGCTGAAATATGGAAGGGCTTTGTCAAACCCACGCAAATCAAACTTCAACCGAAAGAAACACCATTTATATTGGAATCTGGTGAAGCGTGTGTTACTATCCCGAACTCGGTGgtggagaagaacaagaaagCTTGGGAATACTTCATTATTGGTAAATTCTACGAAGAAGCCCCAGCTCGAGGTGCTGTACATGCCATTGCTAATGGTATTTGGAGCAATCAGAGAAGGGACATTTCAGTATCCAAAATGGAAGGGAAATCTTTCCTATTTCGTGTGCCTTGTCCTAACGCTCGACGCAGGATACTCAGACAAAACTTCTGGCAGATAGATGGCCAAACAATGTTTGTTGCCAAATGGGCTCCGGGCTTGCAGCAAGAAAAGCCGGAACTTGAAATGGTGCCTGTGTGGCTAGAGTTCACGGGAGTTCCGCTCCAGTTTTTCAACAGTGATGCTCTCCAAGAGATTGCAGGCATAGTGGGTCACCCAGTCTGCTTGCATCCTTCGACAGAGAACCTCACAAACATTGAAGTAGCGAAGGTCTACACAGTCATTGACCCGAGGAAGCCTCTCCCGGCCTTTGTTAATGCGAGATTCCAAAATGGTGATACTAGGAGAATCTCTGTAACGAGCCCATGGCTGCCCTCTCAATGCACTTTCTGTAAGAAGCTAGGTCACACCATCTCACGCTGCAAAGCTGCTCCGAGAACCTGTGCTGCTTGCAACTCAGTTAGGCATACCACTGAAAATTGTCCGAGAGGTCTTAACTTGCCCCCGAAGGATAAAGGGAAGGCGCCTATAAAGAGTCTGCTGCCTATTGTTTCCCTGAACAAGAGAGAGTCTACTCCCAAGCAGGTGTATAGGGAAATTCAGAAGAAAGCAAATGTTCCTTCTCATTCTGTATTAGCTCGGGATTCCGTCGCTAATGCAGCAGCCGTGATTAAGGAAGCCGAAACAAATAAAGATCCCTCTTCGGTTTCGAAAGACGGGCTCACGGTTACCACAGTTCACGACCTCAATATAGGCCAACTCTATGTTGATCTCTCAGGATCTCCGGGCTTCTCTCTCATCGCCTCATCATCCTCCGGTGAATCATCCTCGGAACGGGACTCTACTTCTGGTGATGAGGACAACACAGGGGATTCCCAGGATGAATTCATAGAAGTCATCTCTAAGCGCTCTAAGAAGCAACTAAAGGATAAGGAGAAGTCAAGAGCTAGGGTTAGAGGCCCTCAAATCCTCTAAATTTTGCCTATTTTTATGGATATTTTTTGTTGGAACATAAGAGGTTTCAATGATTCTGTAAAGCGGAGAGGTTTTAGAAAATGGTTCAAAAAACACAAACCTATATTCGGTGGTCTCATTGAGACGCAT
It encodes:
- the LOC103834133 gene encoding protein PHLOEM PROTEIN 2-LIKE A1 translates to MSTIQARWVPIQSPVEDKAMKPLNYETKKPHNYETILRDADLPIPPSTEQLRSGVLLKKLIKYWVDDRNINCFMIFPRKLSITWSDDPNYWTWLPNDSPNEKGVEAAELNNVCWLDITGKFDTSNLTPGITYEVVFKMKLEDPAYGWDTPVNVKLVFPNGKDKPQEKKVSLREQPRYQWVDIKVGDFKHERDSVREIIFSMYEHAAGVWKKGLFLKGVAIRPKYNN